In a single window of the Pedococcus dokdonensis genome:
- a CDS encoding sensor histidine kinase — protein MRVMSSRSVSGQLRILGLALLLLFPIVAAASLSSLVSQGRDIDRLTLAYGPAFDANNAVLIDMTEANAGWSQLVGGSAPLTRYRLKRDVVADDLAGIERALGSDALRETDRTRYAALLATQRQAIERWFDAAEAAEDGMSGTLSQRAVLEAAAIDDFRLFRDSNRDFYDAVRLQRDAARDASRSSVQLVVTIVGITALVAMGIVLGGWRLLHGSVTGPLERLRAVVERQRDGDREAQADTDSGADEVRSLAADFNGLTRSNQVLLEQQSLVLLAHQLALDVARGVHSAPDVDTALETVGAMLGEGLSVDRVLLYTHDDTGAITQRNQWHRYDLPDLPALPPSLAREVKDVGDELRRQGSVFVLSDFLHPDVQAQDRAQRFYRATSAKSILMVPVGVGEQGLGVLSLMTVDNPRRWRRYEIQAVQQCAGYVAQAIVDLRLREMREKQVEQLTALDRQKTDFMATVSHELRTPLTSINGYLELLQDGDYGTLAPEQLDALDIVGRNAQRLRGLIEDLLVLNKIEATGLQSSTEDVEVDELVAGVADLLRPVADAAGVSLVVDDVDPALSIRVDRGQLERSLINLGSNAVKFTPAGGRATITAGQVDDRVVIRVADTGIGIPEKDLPDLFDRFFRASNATAAAIPGTGLGLAIVRAIVEGHGGELQVDSVEDEGTTMTVLLPVGNGRPVATV, from the coding sequence ATGCGGGTGATGTCCAGCCGCTCCGTCTCCGGCCAGCTCCGGATCCTCGGGCTGGCACTGCTCCTGCTCTTCCCGATCGTGGCCGCAGCGTCGTTGTCGAGCCTGGTCAGCCAGGGCCGTGACATCGACCGGCTCACCCTGGCCTACGGCCCCGCCTTCGACGCGAACAACGCGGTCCTGATCGACATGACCGAGGCCAACGCGGGCTGGAGCCAGCTGGTCGGTGGGTCGGCGCCGCTGACCCGCTACCGCCTCAAGCGCGACGTCGTCGCCGACGACCTGGCCGGCATCGAGCGGGCGCTGGGGTCCGATGCGCTGCGCGAGACGGACCGGACCAGGTATGCCGCGTTGCTGGCCACCCAGCGCCAGGCCATCGAACGCTGGTTCGACGCAGCCGAGGCCGCCGAGGACGGCATGTCCGGCACGCTGTCGCAGCGGGCCGTGCTCGAGGCCGCGGCGATCGACGACTTCCGGTTGTTCCGCGACAGCAACCGCGACTTCTACGACGCGGTCCGACTCCAGCGCGACGCCGCGCGGGATGCGTCGCGGTCGTCCGTGCAGCTGGTCGTCACCATCGTCGGGATCACCGCCCTCGTGGCCATGGGCATCGTGCTCGGTGGGTGGCGGCTGCTGCACGGGTCGGTCACCGGCCCCCTGGAGCGTCTGCGGGCCGTGGTGGAGCGCCAGCGGGACGGCGACCGTGAGGCGCAGGCGGACACCGACTCCGGGGCCGACGAGGTGCGCAGCCTGGCCGCCGACTTCAACGGGCTGACCCGCTCAAACCAGGTGCTCCTGGAGCAGCAGTCGCTGGTGCTGCTGGCCCACCAGCTGGCCCTGGACGTCGCCAGAGGGGTGCACAGTGCCCCCGATGTCGACACAGCCCTCGAGACGGTCGGCGCCATGCTCGGTGAAGGGCTGTCGGTCGACCGGGTGCTGCTCTACACGCACGACGACACCGGGGCGATCACCCAGCGCAACCAGTGGCACCGCTACGACCTGCCTGACCTGCCGGCCCTGCCACCCTCGCTGGCGCGGGAGGTCAAGGACGTCGGTGACGAGCTGCGCCGCCAGGGCAGCGTCTTCGTGCTGTCGGACTTCCTCCACCCTGACGTGCAGGCGCAGGACCGCGCCCAGCGGTTCTACCGCGCCACCAGTGCCAAGTCGATCCTGATGGTCCCGGTCGGGGTCGGCGAGCAGGGGCTCGGCGTGCTGTCGCTGATGACCGTGGACAACCCCCGGCGGTGGCGCCGCTACGAGATCCAGGCCGTCCAGCAGTGCGCCGGCTACGTCGCCCAGGCGATCGTCGACCTGCGGCTGCGGGAGATGCGCGAGAAGCAGGTCGAACAGCTGACCGCGCTGGACCGCCAGAAGACCGACTTCATGGCGACCGTGTCGCACGAGCTGCGCACCCCGCTCACCTCGATCAACGGCTATCTCGAGCTGCTCCAGGACGGTGACTACGGGACGCTCGCCCCGGAGCAGCTCGACGCCCTCGACATCGTGGGGCGCAACGCCCAACGCCTCCGCGGCCTGATCGAGGACCTCCTCGTCCTCAACAAGATCGAGGCGACCGGCCTCCAGTCCTCCACCGAGGACGTGGAGGTGGACGAGCTGGTGGCCGGGGTCGCCGACCTGCTGCGGCCGGTGGCCGACGCGGCCGGGGTGTCGCTCGTGGTGGACGACGTCGACCCCGCGCTGAGCATCCGGGTCGACCGGGGGCAGCTCGAGCGCAGCCTGATCAACCTGGGCTCGAACGCCGTGAAGTTCACCCCCGCGGGTGGACGGGCCACGATCACCGCGGGCCAGGTCGACGACCGCGTGGTGATCAGGGTCGCCGACACCGGCATCGGCATCCCCGAGAAGGACCTGCCCGACCTCTTCGACCGGTTCTTCCGCGCCTCGAACGCCACGGCCGCCGCGATCCCCGGCACCGGCCTCGGCCTGGCGATCGTCCGGGCCATCGTCGAGGGCCACGGCGGGGAGCTCCAGGTCGACTCGGTCGAGGACGAGGGGACGACGATGACAGTCCTGCTCCCCGTGGGGAATGGCCGGCCGGTCGCCACCGTTTAG
- the rpmE gene encoding 50S ribosomal protein L31, translating into MRKDIHPEYVETTVSCTCGATFTTRSTAISGQIRAEVCSQCHPFYTGKQKILDTGGRVARFEARYGKKAAAESK; encoded by the coding sequence TTGCGCAAGGACATCCACCCCGAGTACGTCGAGACCACGGTGAGCTGCACCTGTGGGGCCACGTTCACCACTCGCAGCACCGCGATCTCCGGCCAGATCCGCGCCGAGGTGTGCTCGCAGTGCCACCCGTTCTACACCGGCAAGCAGAAGATCCTCGACACCGGTGGCCGCGTGGCCCGGTTCGAGGCCCGCTACGGCAAGAAGGCCGCTGCCGAGAGCAAGTAG
- the prfA gene encoding peptide chain release factor 1, producing MLESAAALVQEHHDLEQQLADPAVFADQDLVRTLNKRYAALAPTVAAYHAWHAATDDLAAARELATEDEGFAAEVPSLEARLAETEDTLRRLLVPRDPDDDRDVILEVKAGEGGEESALFAGDLLRMYLRHAERRGWKTEVIDATESDLGGYKDVQVAVKAKGTPGPGEAPWARLKYEGGVHRVQRVPVTESQGRIHTSAAGVLVMPEAEEVEITIDPNDLKIDVYRSSGPGGQSVNTTDSAVRITHLPTGVVVSCQNEKSQLQNKESAMRVLRARLHQLAQDAADAEASAARRSQIRTVDRSERIRTYNFPENRISDHRTGYKAYNLDAVLDGDLDPIVQSAVDADEAARMAAVAEGPDAR from the coding sequence ATGTTGGAGTCCGCCGCCGCGCTGGTCCAGGAGCACCACGACCTCGAGCAGCAGCTGGCCGACCCCGCGGTGTTCGCCGACCAGGACCTCGTGCGCACCCTCAACAAGCGGTATGCCGCGCTGGCACCGACCGTCGCGGCATACCACGCGTGGCACGCGGCGACCGACGACCTGGCAGCTGCCCGCGAGCTGGCCACGGAGGACGAGGGCTTCGCGGCGGAGGTGCCGTCGCTGGAGGCGCGGCTCGCGGAGACCGAGGACACCCTGCGGCGGCTGCTCGTGCCGCGCGACCCCGACGACGACCGCGACGTGATCCTCGAGGTCAAGGCGGGTGAGGGCGGCGAGGAGTCGGCGCTGTTCGCCGGCGACCTGCTCCGGATGTACCTGCGCCATGCCGAGCGGCGGGGCTGGAAGACCGAGGTGATCGACGCGACCGAGTCCGACCTCGGTGGCTACAAGGACGTCCAGGTGGCCGTGAAGGCCAAGGGCACGCCCGGGCCGGGGGAGGCTCCCTGGGCGCGACTCAAGTACGAGGGCGGGGTGCACCGCGTGCAGCGGGTGCCCGTCACGGAGTCGCAGGGACGGATCCACACCTCCGCGGCCGGGGTGCTGGTCATGCCCGAGGCCGAAGAGGTCGAGATCACCATCGACCCCAACGACCTCAAGATCGACGTCTACCGCAGCTCCGGGCCGGGCGGGCAGTCGGTCAACACCACCGACTCGGCCGTGCGCATCACCCACCTGCCCACCGGCGTCGTGGTGTCGTGCCAGAACGAGAAGAGCCAGCTCCAGAACAAGGAGTCGGCGATGCGTGTGCTGCGCGCCCGGCTGCACCAGCTCGCCCAGGACGCCGCCGACGCCGAGGCCAGCGCTGCCCGGCGCAGCCAGATCCGCACCGTCGACCGCAGTGAGCGGATCCGCACCTACAACTTCCCGGAGAACCGCATCTCCGACCACCGCACCGGCTACAAGGCCTACAACCTCGACGCGGTCCTCGACGGCGACCTCGACCCGATCGTGCAGTCCGCCGTCGACGCCGACGAGGCAGCTCGGATGGCTGCCGTCGCCGAAGGACCCGACGCGCGGTGA
- the prmC gene encoding peptide chain release factor N(5)-glutamine methyltransferase — protein sequence MTTFRREVVRATAALADDGVPSPEADALALAAFVLGSDVADVRRRMVMLDEADAGFLDRYAGLVAERRSRIPLQHLTGRAAFRHLELAVGPGVFVPRPETEFVAGLAIEAAALLDAPVVVDLCTGSGAIALAVADEVPAATVHAVELGREAHAWAARNVAATGLGVELREGDATDAFPELEGSVDVVVSNPPYIPLGMVPLDPEVRDHDPELALYGGSEDGLAIPLAVAARAASLLRPGGLLVMEHADSQGVSLPRALERTGVWADVADHDDLTGRPRATTARRA from the coding sequence GTGACGACGTTCCGTCGTGAGGTGGTCAGGGCGACGGCCGCCCTCGCCGACGATGGAGTGCCGTCGCCCGAGGCGGATGCCCTGGCCCTGGCCGCCTTCGTCCTCGGCAGCGACGTCGCCGACGTCCGGCGACGGATGGTGATGCTCGACGAGGCGGACGCCGGCTTCCTGGACCGGTATGCCGGCCTGGTCGCCGAGCGCCGCTCGCGGATCCCGTTGCAGCACCTGACCGGCCGAGCCGCCTTCCGACACCTGGAGCTCGCGGTCGGGCCGGGGGTGTTCGTGCCACGGCCCGAGACGGAGTTCGTCGCCGGGCTCGCGATCGAGGCAGCAGCCCTGCTGGACGCGCCGGTCGTCGTGGACCTGTGCACCGGCTCGGGTGCCATCGCCCTCGCCGTCGCCGACGAGGTGCCTGCCGCGACCGTGCATGCGGTGGAGCTGGGTCGCGAGGCCCATGCCTGGGCGGCGCGCAACGTCGCCGCGACCGGGTTGGGCGTCGAGCTGCGCGAAGGCGACGCCACGGACGCGTTCCCCGAGCTCGAGGGCTCGGTCGACGTGGTGGTGAGCAACCCTCCCTACATCCCGCTGGGGATGGTGCCGCTGGACCCGGAGGTGCGCGACCACGACCCCGAGCTGGCGCTGTACGGCGGCAGCGAGGACGGCCTCGCCATCCCCCTGGCCGTGGCCGCTCGGGCGGCATCCCTCCTGCGGCCGGGTGGTCTCCTCGTCATGGAGCACGCCGACAGCCAGGGCGTGAGCCTGCCCCGGGCCCTGGAGCGCACGGGGGTCTGGGCCGACGTGGCCGACCACGACGACCTGACCGGACGCCCGCGCGCCACCACCGCCCGCCGCGCCTGA
- a CDS encoding class I SAM-dependent methyltransferase yields the protein MPEPTTDELAERIFGALLGTVDILSIFLGDRLGWYRSLVTDGPATAPQLAERTATHPRYAREWLEQQAVTGFLRLDHPADDPDSRVYAIPAATAEVMTDQSSLSYLAPFGRMFAAVGPQLPQLLEAYRTGGGVSWDQLGTDARESQADGNRPWYQHRLADALAGVPRVHEALSVPGAVLADIGCGGGWSSIALARAYPEARVEGFDIDAPSVAMATTNAEREGVADRVGFTAGDAAGMPPGRFAAAFAFECVHDMPRPVEVLAAARASLAPGGFVVVMDEAVADEFAPDGDELERVMYGFSLLVCLPDGLSAPGSVGTGTVMRPATLRRYAQEAGFAGFEVLPIEDFGFWRFYLLS from the coding sequence GTGCCCGAGCCGACCACCGACGAGCTCGCCGAGCGGATCTTCGGCGCCCTGCTCGGCACCGTCGACATCCTCTCGATCTTCCTGGGCGACCGGCTCGGCTGGTATCGCAGCCTCGTGACGGACGGTCCCGCGACCGCTCCCCAGCTGGCCGAGCGGACCGCCACCCACCCGCGCTATGCCCGGGAGTGGTTGGAGCAGCAGGCGGTGACCGGCTTCCTCCGGCTCGACCACCCGGCCGACGACCCTGACTCGCGCGTCTACGCCATCCCCGCGGCGACGGCCGAGGTGATGACCGACCAGTCGAGCCTCAGCTACCTCGCGCCGTTCGGCCGCATGTTCGCCGCTGTCGGCCCCCAGCTCCCCCAGCTGCTCGAGGCCTACCGCACCGGTGGAGGGGTCAGCTGGGACCAGCTCGGCACCGATGCCCGTGAGTCCCAGGCCGACGGCAACCGGCCCTGGTACCAGCACCGGCTCGCCGACGCGCTCGCCGGAGTCCCCCGAGTGCACGAGGCGCTGTCCGTGCCGGGTGCGGTCCTGGCCGACATCGGCTGCGGCGGTGGCTGGTCGAGCATCGCGCTCGCCCGGGCCTACCCCGAGGCACGGGTCGAGGGCTTCGACATCGACGCACCATCCGTCGCGATGGCCACCACCAACGCCGAGCGCGAAGGTGTCGCCGACCGCGTCGGCTTCACCGCCGGCGACGCAGCCGGTATGCCGCCCGGCCGGTTCGCTGCCGCGTTCGCCTTCGAGTGCGTGCACGACATGCCCCGGCCGGTCGAGGTGCTGGCCGCAGCCCGGGCCTCCTTGGCCCCGGGAGGCTTCGTGGTGGTGATGGACGAGGCCGTCGCCGACGAGTTCGCGCCGGACGGTGACGAGCTCGAGCGGGTGATGTACGGCTTCAGCCTGCTGGTCTGCCTGCCCGACGGCCTGTCGGCTCCGGGGAGTGTCGGGACCGGCACCGTGATGCGGCCCGCGACCCTGCGTCGCTACGCGCAGGAAGCCGGCTTCGCCGGTTTCGAGGTGCTGCCCATCGAGGACTTCGGCTTCTGGCGGTTCTACCTGTTGAGCTGA
- a CDS encoding winged helix-turn-helix transcriptional regulator yields the protein MSERGGDYCPISMAVDVLGDRWTPLVIRELMVGATGFNEIHRGIPRVSRTLLSQRLRQLERLGLVEREVSGRGRAGAYLLTESGLALTPVVWAMGHWAAEWVFGDPSEADCDGLSLIWRLHQHAIPTKLPPQRTIVHVVTTGHGAAEGWLELSRSGATVCKDDQGHDVDLAVEADTAQLHRWLLGRTSFPDLVRRGDARVLGPSRLGRAFHTWFDMSYFVEDFRRAERRQRELVTAVQAG from the coding sequence ATGAGCGAACGGGGCGGTGACTACTGCCCGATCTCGATGGCGGTCGACGTGCTCGGCGACCGCTGGACGCCCCTGGTGATCAGGGAGCTGATGGTCGGGGCGACTGGCTTCAACGAGATCCACCGCGGCATCCCCCGGGTCAGCCGCACCCTGCTGTCGCAGCGGCTGCGACAGCTCGAGCGGCTCGGTCTGGTCGAGCGCGAGGTCAGCGGCCGCGGGCGGGCCGGTGCCTACCTGCTCACCGAGTCGGGCCTGGCCCTGACTCCGGTCGTCTGGGCGATGGGTCACTGGGCGGCCGAGTGGGTGTTCGGCGACCCCAGCGAGGCCGACTGCGACGGGCTGTCGCTGATCTGGCGCCTGCACCAGCACGCCATACCCACCAAGCTCCCGCCCCAGCGCACGATCGTGCACGTGGTGACCACCGGGCACGGGGCAGCCGAGGGCTGGCTCGAGCTGAGCCGGTCCGGGGCGACGGTCTGCAAGGACGACCAGGGGCACGACGTCGACCTGGCCGTCGAGGCCGACACCGCGCAGCTGCACCGCTGGCTGCTCGGGCGGACCTCGTTCCCCGACCTGGTGCGTCGGGGCGACGCGCGGGTCCTCGGGCCGAGCAGGCTCGGTCGCGCCTTCCACACCTGGTTCGACATGAGCTACTTCGTCGAGGACTTCCGCCGCGCCGAACGCCGCCAGCGGGAGCTCGTCACGGCCGTGCAGGCCGGTTGA
- a CDS encoding class I SAM-dependent methyltransferase has translation MSSTITSTPSTSTSTSTSSSASTSASTSATVVDLAAVKAKQQKTWSSGDFSVVASRIVLASEQLAERADLRAGWTVVDVACGNGNATLAAARSGTHAIGVDYVPALLEDGRGRALAEGLDVEFREGDAEALPLADDSVDAVLSVFGTMFAPDHQRTADEIVRVARPGGTVGLVSWTPSGFIGQLFRVITSHVPAPAGVASPLLWGTEEHLVELFGSAVDTIASQERECVFRFTTPDEFVTFFRRWYGPTLKAFEALEPAGQAALAADLADLARTFDRNQDGGSISIPSTYLETVISLR, from the coding sequence ATGTCCAGCACCATCACCAGCACCCCCAGCACCTCTACTTCGACCTCTACTTCGAGCTCTGCCTCGACCTCTGCTTCGACCTCCGCGACCGTGGTCGACCTCGCTGCCGTGAAGGCGAAGCAGCAGAAGACCTGGTCCAGCGGCGACTTCTCCGTGGTCGCGTCGCGGATCGTCCTGGCCAGCGAGCAGCTCGCCGAGCGCGCCGACCTCCGCGCCGGGTGGACCGTCGTCGACGTGGCCTGCGGCAACGGCAACGCGACGCTCGCCGCCGCGCGGTCCGGCACGCACGCCATCGGTGTCGACTACGTGCCGGCCCTCCTCGAGGACGGCCGCGGCCGGGCGCTCGCCGAGGGCCTCGACGTCGAGTTCCGGGAGGGCGACGCCGAGGCCCTGCCGCTCGCCGACGACTCGGTCGACGCCGTCCTCAGCGTCTTCGGGACGATGTTCGCTCCCGACCACCAGCGCACCGCCGACGAGATCGTGCGGGTGGCGCGTCCCGGGGGCACCGTGGGCCTCGTCTCCTGGACGCCGTCCGGCTTCATCGGACAGCTGTTCCGGGTGATCACCTCGCACGTCCCGGCACCGGCCGGGGTGGCCTCCCCACTGCTATGGGGCACCGAGGAGCACCTCGTGGAGCTGTTCGGCTCCGCGGTCGACACCATCGCCTCCCAGGAGCGCGAGTGCGTCTTCCGGTTCACCACCCCGGACGAGTTCGTGACCTTCTTCCGTCGCTGGTACGGCCCCACGCTCAAGGCCTTCGAGGCGCTCGAGCCGGCGGGTCAGGCGGCGCTCGCCGCCGACCTGGCGGACCTGGCCCGCACCTTCGACCGCAACCAGGACGGCGGCAGCATCAGCATCCCGTCGACCTACCTCGAGACGGTGATCTCCCTGCGCTGA
- a CDS encoding L-threonylcarbamoyladenylate synthase, with translation MSPVYDCSTDEGRREGVARAVEAVRAGEVVVLPTDTVYGVGADAFSAEAVASVLAAKGRGREMPPPVLVPSVRTVDGLATDVPAWARDLIEEFWPGPLTLVFKAQSSLMWDLGETNGTVALRMPQDDIALAVLTEVGPMAVTSANLTGHPPATTATDAAAQLGAAVTVYLDGGPTTSTEVSTILDCTGEEFVVLRAGAITEEQIRAVLERTEPDSESHEGDETQAIELPADQDTDTHGTDSTLPGEPHER, from the coding sequence ATGAGCCCGGTCTACGACTGCAGCACCGACGAGGGTCGCCGCGAGGGGGTCGCCAGGGCGGTCGAGGCGGTCCGCGCCGGCGAGGTCGTGGTCCTGCCCACCGACACCGTGTACGGCGTGGGCGCCGACGCGTTCTCGGCCGAGGCGGTGGCCTCGGTGCTCGCCGCCAAGGGGCGCGGCCGCGAGATGCCGCCGCCGGTGCTGGTGCCCAGCGTGCGCACGGTCGACGGCCTGGCCACCGACGTGCCGGCGTGGGCGCGCGACCTGATCGAGGAGTTCTGGCCGGGCCCGCTCACCCTCGTCTTCAAGGCGCAGTCGTCGCTGATGTGGGACCTGGGTGAGACCAACGGGACGGTGGCCCTTCGGATGCCCCAGGACGACATCGCGCTCGCCGTGCTGACCGAGGTCGGCCCGATGGCCGTGACCAGCGCCAACCTCACCGGCCACCCGCCGGCCACCACGGCCACCGACGCCGCCGCCCAGCTGGGCGCCGCCGTGACCGTCTACCTCGACGGGGGCCCGACCACCAGCACCGAGGTCTCGACCATCCTCGACTGCACGGGCGAGGAGTTCGTGGTGCTCCGGGCGGGGGCCATCACCGAGGAGCAGATCCGCGCCGTCCTCGAGCGCACCGAGCCAGACTCCGAGTCCCACGAGGGTGACGAGACGCAGGCAATAGAGTTGCCGGCGGACCAGGACACCGACACCCACGGCACCGACAGCACCCTCCCAGGAGAACCGCATGAGCGCTGA
- a CDS encoding serine hydroxymethyltransferase produces MSADTFYGSDFGALESFDPEIAGVLVSELDRIRGGLQLIASENMSSPEVLTALGSTLSNKYAEGYPGRRYYGGCSEVDKAETLAIDRCKALFDADHANVQPHSGASANQAVYGAFMQPGDTILAMALPMGGHLTHGTKVSFSGKWFNAVHYGVDKQTEDIDYAEVERLAKEHQPKVILAGGSAIPRLIDFEFFRKLADEIGAIFWVDAAHFIGLVAGKAIPSPVPHADVVTFTTHKVLRGPRSGALVCKEEHAAKLDKAVFPMMQGGPQMHTIAAKAVNFKECATPDYQDYAKRVVENASVLATALGEKGIRPTTGGTDTHLSLHDLQGVGVTGADAEARSDAAGIVLNKNAIPFDPQKPNIASGIRVGTPCVTTQGMGTDEMREIAELIAKAVTQGDADPDHAVSKEVRAGVTDLVTRFPAYSRG; encoded by the coding sequence ATGAGCGCTGACACCTTCTACGGCTCCGACTTCGGCGCCCTCGAGTCCTTCGACCCCGAGATCGCGGGGGTGCTCGTGTCCGAGCTCGACCGCATCCGCGGGGGCCTTCAGCTGATCGCCTCCGAGAACATGTCCAGCCCCGAGGTGCTCACCGCCCTCGGCTCGACGCTGTCCAACAAGTACGCCGAGGGCTACCCGGGCCGTCGCTACTACGGCGGCTGCTCCGAGGTCGACAAGGCCGAGACGCTGGCCATCGACCGGTGCAAGGCCCTCTTCGACGCCGACCACGCGAACGTGCAGCCGCACTCGGGCGCCAGCGCCAACCAGGCCGTCTACGGCGCCTTCATGCAGCCCGGCGACACCATCCTCGCGATGGCCCTGCCGATGGGCGGCCACCTCACCCACGGCACCAAGGTCTCCTTCTCGGGCAAGTGGTTCAACGCCGTCCACTACGGCGTCGACAAGCAGACCGAGGACATCGACTACGCGGAGGTCGAGCGGCTCGCCAAGGAGCACCAGCCGAAGGTGATCCTCGCCGGCGGCTCGGCGATCCCGCGGCTCATCGACTTCGAGTTCTTCCGCAAGCTGGCCGACGAGATCGGCGCGATCTTCTGGGTCGACGCGGCGCACTTCATCGGACTCGTCGCAGGCAAGGCGATTCCGAGCCCGGTGCCACACGCCGACGTCGTCACCTTCACGACCCACAAGGTGCTGCGCGGACCGCGCTCGGGTGCGCTGGTCTGCAAGGAGGAGCACGCCGCGAAGCTCGACAAGGCGGTCTTCCCGATGATGCAGGGCGGCCCACAGATGCACACCATCGCGGCCAAGGCCGTGAACTTCAAGGAGTGCGCGACCCCGGACTACCAGGACTACGCCAAGCGGGTGGTCGAGAACGCCTCCGTGCTGGCCACGGCGTTGGGGGAGAAGGGGATCCGACCCACTACCGGTGGCACCGACACCCACCTGTCGCTGCACGACCTGCAGGGCGTCGGCGTGACCGGCGCCGACGCCGAGGCGCGCTCCGACGCGGCCGGGATCGTCCTCAACAAGAACGCCATCCCGTTCGACCCCCAGAAGCCGAACATCGCCAGCGGCATCCGTGTCGGCACCCCCTGCGTCACTACCCAGGGCATGGGCACCGACGAGATGCGCGAGATCGCCGAGCTGATCGCGAAGGCCGTCACCCAGGGCGACGCCGACCCCGACCACGCGGTCTCCAAGGAGGTCCGCGCGGGGGTCACCGACCTCGTGACCCGCTTCCCGGCATACTCTCGGGGCTGA
- a CDS encoding MraY family glycosyltransferase, with amino-acid sequence MREYLLVLMVAAVITYAATPLMRAIAVRTGAFTPVRDRDVHSTPIPRLGGVAIYLGFAASMIAASHLPYLGQVFRLGPELQGVLVGAGIVCLIGAIDDIREMDWLTKMGGQMIAAGIMAFSGVLLYQLPIGGVTVLPQPFMVGLTVFAVVLFTNAVNFIDGLDGLAAGVVVIAGTAFFIYSYGISRTFDPPNVFSSATLISAALIGCCVGFLPHNYHPARLFMGDSGALLLGLLLAAATISTTGNVTPAQVSTNPVAATLLPLVVPAAIILLPLVDILLAVVRRTARGERPWHPDKQHLHHRMLQLGHGHRRAVILLWLWAAVAALGSVSFIFVDDARVAGAGVLGAVVVTGVLTLWLPRWSVPGHRPRSH; translated from the coding sequence GTGCGCGAGTACCTCCTCGTCCTGATGGTCGCCGCGGTGATCACGTATGCAGCGACGCCGCTGATGCGTGCCATCGCGGTGCGCACGGGCGCGTTCACCCCGGTGCGCGACCGTGACGTGCACTCGACACCGATCCCTCGGCTCGGGGGAGTGGCGATCTACCTGGGGTTCGCCGCGTCGATGATCGCGGCCAGCCACCTGCCGTACCTCGGGCAGGTGTTCCGGCTGGGTCCGGAGCTGCAGGGGGTGCTCGTCGGGGCCGGCATCGTCTGCCTGATCGGGGCGATCGACGACATCCGCGAGATGGACTGGCTGACCAAGATGGGTGGCCAGATGATCGCCGCCGGCATCATGGCGTTCAGCGGGGTGCTGCTCTACCAGCTCCCGATCGGCGGGGTGACGGTCCTGCCGCAGCCGTTCATGGTCGGGCTGACGGTGTTCGCGGTGGTGCTCTTCACGAATGCGGTGAACTTCATCGACGGGCTCGACGGGCTGGCGGCCGGGGTCGTCGTGATCGCCGGCACCGCCTTCTTCATCTACAGCTACGGGATCTCGCGCACCTTCGACCCGCCGAACGTGTTCTCGTCGGCGACGCTCATCTCGGCCGCGCTGATCGGGTGCTGTGTCGGCTTTCTGCCGCACAACTACCACCCAGCCCGGCTCTTCATGGGCGACTCGGGCGCCCTGCTGCTCGGGCTGCTGCTCGCGGCGGCCACGATCTCGACGACCGGCAACGTCACGCCCGCCCAGGTGAGCACCAACCCGGTGGCGGCGACGCTGCTGCCGCTCGTGGTGCCGGCGGCGATCATCCTGCTGCCGCTGGTCGACATCCTCCTGGCCGTGGTGCGGCGCACCGCGCGAGGGGAACGCCCCTGGCACCCCGACAAGCAGCACCTGCACCACCGCATGCTCCAGCTCGGACACGGCCACCGGCGGGCGGTGATCCTGCTCTGGCTCTGGGCGGCCGTGGCGGCCCTGGGCTCGGTGAGCTTCATCTTCGTCGACGACGCCAGGGTCGCCGGCGCGGGCGTGCTGGGGGCCGTGGTCGTCACCGGCGTGCTCACCCTCTGGCTGCCGCGCTGGTCGGTGCCGGGGCACCGGCCGCGCTCGCACTGA